One genomic segment of Vibrio nitrifigilis includes these proteins:
- a CDS encoding LysE family translocator, with protein sequence MGIDLQTYMPILAITGALTLGAMSPGPSFIFVARRAISLSRRHGIFTALGMGTGALVLSVAALLGLQTIFSLIPVSYLIFKIAGGCYLLFLAFGIVRSARIPLQTIDATRCQDIPLFRSYLLGLGTQLSNPKTVIVFASVFTTLLPQNIPMYFYIAVPICTFLSNAGWYLIVASVLSASRPRQAYLKFKNFIDYLSGSVMGGLGLKLIISR encoded by the coding sequence ATGGGCATTGATTTGCAAACATACATGCCAATATTGGCAATCACTGGAGCGCTTACTCTCGGCGCTATGAGTCCGGGTCCCAGCTTTATCTTTGTTGCCAGACGAGCAATTTCACTTTCAAGACGGCATGGAATTTTTACCGCGTTAGGTATGGGGACGGGAGCTTTAGTTCTATCGGTTGCCGCCTTACTCGGATTACAAACGATTTTTAGCCTGATTCCGGTAAGCTATTTAATATTTAAAATTGCAGGCGGATGCTACCTCTTGTTTTTGGCATTTGGAATTGTGAGATCAGCTCGAATTCCGTTACAGACCATAGATGCTACTCGATGCCAAGACATTCCCTTATTTCGTTCGTACTTATTAGGTTTAGGAACACAACTCAGCAACCCAAAAACAGTCATCGTATTTGCCAGCGTATTTACAACACTGCTTCCGCAAAACATACCTATGTATTTCTATATTGCGGTTCCAATCTGCACATTTTTGAGTAATGCAGGATGGTATCTTATTGTTGCTTCAGTTTTATCTGCTTCACGCCCTCGTCAAGCGTACTTAAAATTTAAAAATTTTATTGATTATTTGTCTGGGTCAGTGATGGGAGGATTAGGATTGAAATTAATCATCAGTCGCTAA
- a CDS encoding AraC family transcriptional regulator — MDKQHTLKSKESAKFHVADELGGIELLDAKYETQTFSRHSHEGYTIGVIERGAQSFYRTGANHTVPQDSIILVNADEMHTGHSAVEGGWAYKAMYPLAEQFQAITQELGNSSYGAPYFPDAVVKDPELASQFRLVFSTLEESDNRLLRETLVYASLVKLMARHGKTPPKPVEMSKAQQQLILVKEFLDDFPQADVSLEELAKLAGISAFHLVRAFQKQFGFPPHAYQIQARLRYARRLLKAGHSILDTAQECGFHDQSHLHRHFKKAMGITPKQYIQH; from the coding sequence ATGGATAAGCAACACACCCTAAAATCGAAGGAAAGTGCAAAGTTTCACGTGGCAGATGAACTTGGTGGAATTGAACTACTCGATGCTAAATATGAGACCCAGACTTTTTCCCGTCATAGCCATGAAGGATACACTATAGGGGTCATTGAGCGCGGCGCACAGAGTTTCTACCGTACGGGAGCAAATCACACAGTTCCGCAAGACTCTATAATTCTGGTCAATGCTGACGAAATGCATACCGGTCACTCAGCCGTGGAAGGAGGCTGGGCTTATAAAGCAATGTACCCTCTAGCAGAGCAGTTTCAGGCTATTACCCAAGAGCTTGGCAATAGCAGTTACGGGGCTCCTTACTTTCCCGATGCAGTAGTGAAAGACCCAGAACTTGCCAGTCAATTTCGTCTGGTGTTTTCTACTCTAGAAGAATCTGACAACCGCCTGCTACGAGAAACTCTGGTGTACGCGAGTTTAGTCAAGCTAATGGCACGTCATGGTAAGACCCCGCCTAAACCTGTTGAAATGTCCAAAGCTCAGCAACAATTAATTCTGGTAAAAGAATTTCTTGATGACTTTCCACAAGCCGATGTCTCATTGGAAGAACTGGCTAAATTGGCTGGTATCAGTGCATTTCATCTGGTTCGGGCATTTCAGAAACAATTTGGATTTCCCCCTCACGCATACCAAATTCAGGCTCGGCTACGCTATGCCCGCAGGCTACTCAAAGCCGGACATTCGATTTTAGATACTGCGCAGGAATGTGGCTTTCACGATCAAAGTCATCTCCACCGCCACTTTAAAAAAGCGATGGGAATTACCCCCAAGCAGTATATTCAACATTAA
- a CDS encoding GNAT family N-acetyltransferase, translating to MKIEKVERLPSDIETLITESQLEGFRFLARLQNDFASGVNKFNKNGETLVTVRVDGKLVAIGGINRQDDCARLRRFYVSKCSRRLGVGRELLEFLEKHASQYFTKVTLFTDTLQANQFYEACGYLPVNRHHVSHEKAFT from the coding sequence ATGAAGATCGAGAAAGTAGAACGATTACCAAGTGATATTGAAACTCTGATAACTGAAAGCCAATTGGAAGGTTTTCGCTTTTTAGCACGACTTCAAAATGATTTTGCAAGCGGAGTAAATAAGTTCAATAAGAACGGTGAAACCCTTGTGACTGTTAGGGTCGATGGTAAATTGGTAGCTATCGGTGGTATTAATCGCCAAGATGACTGCGCGCGGTTGCGTCGATTCTATGTAAGTAAGTGCAGTCGTCGTTTGGGTGTTGGACGCGAATTGCTCGAATTTCTTGAGAAACATGCGTCTCAGTATTTCACAAAAGTCACTTTATTTACCGATACTCTACAAGCGAATCAATTTTACGAAGCCTGTGGTTATTTACCTGTAAATAGGCACCACGTTAGTCATGAGAAAGCATTCACATAA
- a CDS encoding YkgJ family cysteine cluster protein, which produces MSIPINTSPSSNVSCSNCKACCCRLEVMIISDTGVPEEFIARDEYGGETMMRLNDGWCAALDRDTLMCTIYENRPWICREFEMGSSECLDERVKYL; this is translated from the coding sequence ATGTCTATACCAATCAATACATCTCCTTCCTCAAATGTATCTTGCTCAAACTGTAAAGCTTGTTGTTGCCGTCTTGAAGTGATGATCATCTCAGACACTGGTGTTCCAGAAGAATTTATTGCACGAGATGAGTATGGCGGTGAAACAATGATGCGATTAAATGATGGCTGGTGTGCTGCTTTAGATAGAGACACTCTAATGTGTACAATTTATGAAAATCGTCCTTGGATATGCCGCGAATTCGAAATGGGGTCTAGTGAGTGCTTAGATGAACGTGTTAAGTATCTATAA
- a CDS encoding LysE family translocator, with protein MVRSARIPLQVLDASRCQEIPLFRSYLLGLGTQLSNPKTAIVFASVFTTILPKSIPTHFYIAIPICTFLSNAGWYLIVVLVLSSSRPRQACLKFKKIIDYLSGSVMGWLGLKLIISR; from the coding sequence ATTGTAAGATCCGCTAGAATTCCTCTACAGGTCTTAGATGCTAGTCGTTGCCAAGAGATTCCCTTATTTCGTTCGTATTTATTAGGTTTAGGAACCCAACTTAGCAACCCCAAAACAGCCATCGTATTTGCTAGCGTATTTACAACAATACTTCCTAAAAGCATACCTACGCATTTCTATATCGCGATACCGATATGCACATTTTTAAGCAATGCGGGATGGTATCTTATCGTTGTATTAGTATTATCCTCTTCACGTCCTCGTCAAGCATGCTTAAAGTTCAAAAAAATTATTGATTATTTGTCTGGGTCAGTGATGGGATGGTTAGGGTTGAAATTAATCATCAGTCGCTAA
- a CDS encoding LysR family transcriptional regulator, translating into MKVVETQFSGVIEYVETLRTGSFTAAGERLGLTGSAVGKSVTRLEKKLGTKLLHRTTRSLTPTPEGQRYFEGWIGILDEIDSLEQGVVAGSVQVSGILNVHLPAAFGRRHIMPVLLELTKKYPNLDLSIAFSERRINLIDEGVDLVVRIGTLEDDADLIARRLGGQRLVVCASPEYLKKKGTPKLVTELTEHDCIVGGQRSSQPAWLFRHTNGESFSQVVHGRYCFSDGDAMLSAVLNGVGIAQLPTWLISEHLATGALVTVLNEYAGAEMPIHAVWPRSRYLKPRQRVVIDALLAEAEKMGSIYRL; encoded by the coding sequence ATGAAGGTTGTAGAGACTCAATTTTCTGGTGTTATTGAATACGTTGAAACGCTACGAACGGGTTCATTTACTGCTGCTGGTGAACGTTTAGGGCTTACTGGTTCTGCAGTTGGTAAAAGTGTTACCCGGTTAGAAAAAAAGTTAGGTACGAAATTACTGCATCGAACGACACGCAGCTTAACACCAACACCAGAAGGCCAACGTTATTTTGAAGGTTGGATTGGTATACTGGATGAAATCGACAGCTTGGAGCAAGGTGTTGTCGCAGGAAGTGTTCAGGTTTCTGGAATCTTAAATGTTCATCTTCCAGCAGCATTCGGAAGAAGACACATCATGCCAGTTTTGCTGGAGTTAACTAAGAAATACCCGAATCTCGATTTGTCGATTGCATTTAGTGAAAGGCGTATCAATCTGATTGATGAAGGCGTTGACCTTGTGGTACGCATAGGTACATTAGAAGATGATGCGGATTTAATTGCAAGACGATTAGGGGGCCAACGATTGGTTGTGTGTGCCAGCCCCGAATACCTTAAAAAGAAGGGGACTCCTAAGCTAGTGACTGAACTGACAGAACATGACTGTATTGTCGGCGGGCAGAGAAGCTCTCAACCTGCATGGTTGTTTAGGCATACTAATGGTGAAAGTTTTTCACAGGTGGTTCATGGGCGGTATTGTTTTAGCGATGGTGACGCAATGCTATCTGCTGTCTTAAACGGAGTAGGAATAGCTCAGTTACCCACTTGGTTGATTAGTGAGCACCTTGCGACAGGTGCATTAGTGACGGTACTTAATGAATACGCGGGTGCTGAAATGCCAATACATGCTGTATGGCCGCGTTCACGATATTTAAAGCCGAGACAACGGGTAGTGATTGATGCTTTGTTAGCAGAGGCTGAAAAAATGGGTTCGATTTATCGATTATGA
- a CDS encoding methylglyoxal synthase yields the protein MKKTTRTLSAHKHVALVAHDNCKSELLRWVKENKEILQQHFLYATGTTGSMLSKETGLAIKSKISGPMGGDQQIGAMIAECKIDVLIFFWDPLNSVPHDPDVKALLRIASVWNIPVATNRASAKFIFHSPLINEEVDIEIPDYQDYLADRT from the coding sequence ATGAAAAAAACCACTCGGACTTTAAGTGCGCACAAACATGTCGCGCTTGTCGCCCACGACAATTGCAAAAGTGAACTTTTACGTTGGGTTAAAGAAAACAAAGAAATTTTGCAGCAGCATTTTCTCTACGCGACAGGCACCACAGGCAGTATGCTCAGTAAAGAAACCGGACTTGCAATAAAAAGTAAAATTAGCGGGCCAATGGGCGGTGATCAGCAAATTGGTGCCATGATTGCTGAATGTAAAATTGATGTGCTCATCTTCTTTTGGGATCCGCTCAACTCTGTACCACACGACCCTGATGTTAAAGCATTACTACGTATCGCGAGTGTATGGAACATTCCAGTTGCAACTAACCGAGCTAGCGCTAAATTTATCTTCCACTCTCCACTTATTAATGAAGAAGTGGATATTGAAATCCCAGATTACCAAGATTATTTAGCCGATCGCACTTAG
- a CDS encoding antibiotic biosynthesis monooxygenase family protein — MIAVLFEAMAVSEKRDRYFQLAEQLKPLLSDIDGFISIERFQSTTNPDKFISLSWWKDEEAIKHWKKNVHHKLAQDEGKSTIFSFYKINVLTSTREYCSQ; from the coding sequence ATGATTGCTGTATTATTTGAGGCAATGGCTGTTTCGGAAAAGAGAGACAGATACTTCCAGTTGGCAGAACAATTAAAGCCACTTCTCAGTGATATCGATGGTTTTATATCAATCGAGCGTTTTCAAAGCACAACAAACCCAGACAAATTTATATCTTTATCTTGGTGGAAAGATGAAGAAGCCATCAAGCATTGGAAGAAAAATGTGCATCACAAGCTTGCTCAAGACGAAGGAAAATCTACTATTTTTTCTTTTTACAAAATCAACGTCCTAACCTCGACACGAGAATATTGTTCACAATAA
- a CDS encoding winged helix-turn-helix domain-containing protein, translated as MSKENISSVTSIIDFSQETDMAALAAAMSDASRMKILCALMDGKAWTATELSVIAEVAPSTTSSHLSRLLKANLVICLSQGRHRYFRLYSKNVAVLLEQMMGITFQVNSPSRSKVPQELLQARTCYNHLAGEIAVQLYDSLSKNKWIDSDGKGITKQGQEKFLELGINTDEKTRRKKCCPCLDWSERKFHVGGHLGASLLSFFEDNNWIERVPGYREVVITNKGKREFHGHFDIDI; from the coding sequence TTGAGCAAAGAAAATATCTCTTCAGTAACATCAATAATAGATTTTAGTCAGGAAACCGACATGGCAGCCTTAGCGGCTGCCATGTCGGATGCCTCAAGGATGAAAATCCTATGTGCGTTGATGGATGGAAAAGCTTGGACTGCAACCGAATTAAGCGTTATAGCAGAGGTTGCACCATCAACTACTAGTTCTCACCTATCCCGCCTGCTGAAAGCTAATCTTGTTATATGTTTATCCCAAGGACGACACAGATATTTTCGCCTCTATAGTAAAAACGTCGCTGTATTACTCGAACAAATGATGGGAATTACTTTCCAAGTAAATAGTCCCTCTCGTTCCAAAGTACCTCAAGAACTTCTCCAAGCAAGAACCTGTTATAACCATTTAGCAGGCGAAATAGCTGTTCAACTGTATGATTCACTATCAAAAAATAAATGGATTGACAGTGATGGCAAAGGTATCACTAAGCAAGGACAAGAAAAATTTTTAGAGCTAGGTATCAATACCGATGAGAAAACTAGAAGGAAAAAATGTTGTCCATGCTTAGATTGGAGCGAAAGAAAGTTCCACGTTGGTGGTCACTTAGGAGCATCGCTACTTAGTTTTTTTGAAGATAATAACTGGATAGAAAGAGTCCCCGGATATCGCGAAGTTGTTATTACTAATAAAGGTAAAAGAGAATTCCATGGGCATTTTGACATTGATATATAG
- a CDS encoding type 1 glutamine amidotransferase: MRVHFIIHENFEVPGAYEFWAKARGYTTTYTRVYDGDSLPIKVDDIDFLIVMGGPQDPVTTIEQCAHFDAKGEQAVITKAINAGKVVLGICLGAQLIGEALGAHYEHSPEREIGKFPITLTKDGITHPLFDHFGTVLEVGHWHNDMPGLTPDSKIIAYSEGCPRQIVAYSDLVFGFQCHMELTKEVVALLIENDDLSEAANYRFVEEYKALLSHDYGEMNQKLYEFLDKLVKSYQA, from the coding sequence ATGCGTGTTCACTTTATCATTCATGAAAATTTTGAAGTTCCGGGAGCTTACGAGTTCTGGGCTAAAGCTCGCGGTTACACCACGACTTATACTCGAGTTTATGACGGTGACTCTCTTCCGATAAAAGTAGATGATATCGATTTTCTGATTGTCATGGGTGGCCCACAAGATCCTGTAACCACTATCGAGCAATGTGCTCATTTCGATGCCAAAGGTGAACAGGCGGTAATAACAAAAGCGATTAATGCAGGAAAAGTCGTACTTGGTATTTGTTTGGGAGCTCAACTCATTGGTGAAGCGTTAGGTGCTCACTATGAGCATAGCCCTGAACGTGAAATTGGTAAATTCCCTATCACGCTAACCAAAGACGGCATTACCCATCCATTGTTTGACCATTTTGGCACAGTGCTGGAAGTGGGCCATTGGCACAACGACATGCCGGGACTGACACCAGACTCAAAAATAATTGCATACAGTGAAGGCTGTCCTCGTCAAATCGTTGCTTATAGCGATTTGGTGTTTGGTTTTCAGTGTCATATGGAATTGACTAAAGAAGTTGTAGCGTTGCTCATCGAAAATGATGATCTCAGCGAGGCTGCAAACTATCGTTTTGTTGAGGAGTACAAAGCACTACTGAGTCATGACTATGGTGAGATGAACCAAAAGCTATACGAATTTTTGGATAAACTAGTCAAATCCTATCAAGCATAA
- a CDS encoding isocitrate lyase/PEP mutase family protein: protein MFKNMHEMEELLVIGNVWDVPSAKIAESVGFSVIGTSSAAIAKNLGKEDGENIRFEDLLSIVKAIAKSTELPLTVDLESGYGETPEIIAKNIMELVKIGVVGVNIEDSVVLDGERSLCDSALFGKILEKVRKYISEADLEIFINVRSDVFLLNVEDPLETSIERIDCYQQAGADGIFLPCISKQEDIRSVVDSTSLPINVMCLPGLPSFSELKTLGVKRISMGNFVHEAMLASLASTLASVKREQSFDTLFI, encoded by the coding sequence ATGTTCAAAAATATGCATGAAATGGAAGAACTACTAGTTATTGGTAATGTATGGGATGTTCCAAGCGCAAAAATTGCCGAGAGTGTTGGGTTTTCTGTCATTGGTACTTCTAGCGCAGCTATTGCTAAGAATCTAGGGAAAGAAGATGGAGAAAATATCCGTTTCGAAGACCTTTTGTCGATTGTAAAAGCAATTGCTAAGTCAACAGAACTGCCTTTGACCGTAGATCTTGAATCTGGCTATGGAGAGACACCTGAAATCATAGCGAAGAATATTATGGAGCTAGTTAAAATTGGTGTTGTTGGAGTCAACATAGAAGATAGTGTCGTGCTAGACGGTGAAAGAAGCTTATGTGACAGCGCTCTGTTTGGCAAAATATTGGAGAAAGTTAGAAAATACATTAGTGAGGCAGATCTTGAAATTTTTATTAATGTCAGAAGTGATGTGTTCCTACTTAATGTTGAAGACCCTCTTGAAACTAGTATCGAGAGAATTGATTGTTATCAGCAAGCAGGCGCTGATGGCATTTTTCTACCATGTATCAGTAAACAAGAAGATATTAGATCAGTTGTCGATAGTACGTCACTACCGATAAATGTAATGTGTCTACCTGGATTACCGAGTTTTTCAGAACTGAAAACTCTAGGTGTAAAACGCATAAGCATGGGCAATTTTGTACATGAGGCAATGCTTGCCTCTCTAGCTTCTACCTTAGCTTCAGTTAAAAGAGAGCAATCTTTTGATACATTGTTTATTTAG
- a CDS encoding GGDEF domain-containing protein, producing the protein MKAVYAFLIVCLLLLIYRFLELTSLFQLINDLPVHSYELVSGERNMMGANTLACFMCLVAALISRVRHNPLLSQVFSFFSLLFPSVSITGYAFHITDFYGEMSLTTTCIAYIMGLSVLGSTANRALLKGLLSIHIGGKLSRIQMVTGFCVCFGIGFLVSRSLINVEAAKSFGLYVNTIAWFLIIMITISSLFYEKVDKKRRQVEKELQQVSSTDPLTGLRNRRDFFSLAKLEKAKHYRMKYDMSVIMIDIDFFKKINDTFGHLGGDRVIQLVANTLTSTVRSSDILCRYGGEEFIALLPGTSLEGAAQLSEKLRTQIEQIDVSSTLHSDNYKLTISAGYSLVSTEDEDITEAIDKADKALYQAKQSGRNKTLPFSPRVVLET; encoded by the coding sequence ATGAAAGCAGTTTATGCTTTTTTAATCGTTTGTTTACTGCTCCTCATCTATAGATTCCTAGAACTCACATCACTATTTCAATTAATAAACGACTTACCGGTTCACTCTTATGAACTTGTATCAGGTGAACGAAATATGATGGGAGCAAATACATTAGCGTGCTTTATGTGTTTAGTCGCGGCATTAATATCACGTGTGCGTCACAACCCCCTACTCAGCCAAGTTTTTAGCTTCTTTAGTCTACTATTCCCTTCCGTTTCAATAACAGGATATGCTTTTCACATTACCGATTTTTATGGAGAAATGTCTTTAACCACGACATGTATTGCTTACATTATGGGATTATCTGTTTTAGGTTCAACAGCAAATCGAGCTCTGTTAAAAGGGTTACTCTCTATACATATTGGTGGAAAACTTTCTAGGATTCAGATGGTTACAGGATTTTGCGTATGCTTCGGCATAGGGTTTCTTGTATCTCGTTCTCTTATAAACGTTGAAGCAGCTAAATCATTTGGCTTATACGTCAACACTATTGCTTGGTTTCTCATAATCATGATAACCATCAGTTCTCTCTTTTATGAAAAAGTGGACAAAAAGCGAAGACAAGTAGAAAAAGAGTTACAGCAGGTTTCATCAACAGATCCCCTGACCGGATTGCGTAACCGAAGAGATTTTTTCTCTTTAGCAAAGCTTGAAAAAGCCAAGCACTATCGTATGAAATATGACATGAGTGTTATTATGATCGATATCGATTTCTTTAAGAAAATTAATGACACATTTGGTCATTTAGGTGGTGACAGAGTCATACAGTTAGTCGCAAACACCCTCACATCAACTGTAAGGTCTAGTGATATTTTGTGTCGTTATGGTGGAGAAGAATTCATTGCTTTATTGCCTGGGACATCTCTCGAAGGTGCTGCTCAATTATCAGAGAAACTGAGAACTCAAATCGAACAAATAGACGTGTCTTCAACACTTCACTCTGATAATTATAAGTTAACTATATCCGCAGGTTATTCTTTAGTCTCTACCGAGGACGAAGATATCACGGAAGCAATCGATAAAGCAGATAAGGCTTTGTATCAAGCAAAACAATCTGGAAGAAATAAAACACTTCCCTTTAGTCCTAGGGTCGTTTTAGAAACATAA
- a CDS encoding NIPSNAP family protein, with product MITCHVRYVIDPKKIPEFEYYARMWIPLVEQFGGIHHGYFLPSEGANNIAMALFSFPSLAEYEKYRHESASDENCKAAFKYAEETDCVVSYERSFFRPILSE from the coding sequence GTGATCACCTGTCACGTTAGATACGTTATTGACCCTAAGAAAATCCCTGAATTTGAATATTATGCCCGTATGTGGATCCCTCTCGTTGAACAGTTTGGTGGTATACATCATGGGTATTTTTTACCATCGGAAGGAGCGAATAACATTGCAATGGCGTTGTTTTCATTTCCATCTTTAGCCGAATATGAAAAATACCGTCATGAATCAGCATCAGACGAAAACTGTAAAGCTGCATTCAAGTATGCAGAAGAAACGGATTGCGTAGTGAGTTATGAACGTAGTTTCTTCCGTCCAATTCTTTCTGAGTGA
- a CDS encoding helix-turn-helix transcriptional regulator yields the protein MQANDLIRDFPDKQFITKSTSMISGYIDDFHSHPWHQIIFPRQGLLQSDISDKSVIVPHNGMLFIPANTIHKSVAITDTQFLAIYLNPNKRVQYGSEPKSCQVNAFLKELIQLLFQNDTLSQSESNVTHLLTVLRDQIEAAKSYEIPLLIPTDKRLLSIFLQLKQKPDLPFTLKEWAKKVGASERTLSRLCAKEFSQSFALWRQNIRLVLSLPLLSSKMSIQEIAMELGYASDSSYVQAFKKLFNQTPRKYRTVNL from the coding sequence ATGCAAGCTAACGACTTAATCAGAGATTTTCCGGATAAACAATTTATAACTAAATCAACCAGCATGATCTCTGGATATATTGATGATTTTCATTCACATCCATGGCACCAAATAATCTTTCCACGTCAAGGGTTGTTACAATCAGATATTAGCGATAAAAGTGTAATAGTCCCTCACAATGGTATGCTCTTTATCCCCGCTAATACCATTCATAAATCTGTTGCGATTACAGACACACAATTTTTAGCGATTTACCTCAACCCTAACAAACGAGTTCAGTATGGAAGTGAGCCTAAATCCTGTCAGGTAAACGCCTTCCTCAAAGAATTGATACAGCTTTTATTTCAGAACGATACGCTCTCACAGTCGGAATCCAATGTGACACATCTGTTAACGGTCTTACGAGATCAAATCGAGGCAGCGAAAAGTTATGAAATACCACTTCTCATCCCTACGGACAAACGCCTTTTATCTATTTTTCTACAGCTTAAACAGAAACCTGACTTACCGTTTACGTTAAAAGAATGGGCAAAAAAAGTCGGAGCATCTGAGCGCACATTATCCAGATTATGTGCGAAAGAGTTCTCTCAATCATTTGCTCTTTGGCGACAAAATATAAGGCTGGTTTTATCTCTGCCATTATTAAGCTCGAAAATGAGCATACAGGAAATTGCTATGGAGTTGGGGTACGCATCTGATTCATCCTATGTACAGGCTTTTAAAAAGCTGTTCAATCAAACCCCAAGAAAATACCGCACAGTAAACCTTTAA
- a CDS encoding nuclear transport factor 2 family protein, whose product MSDNNKRINALLDREDIRALRLRYSQLLDSGKAEKMGEVFTDNAEVKVTVGSMKGLTEIKQSLKEAYHAFDTQNRAHFPFVHAVTNHDITLIDENNASGSCYLLDFVTDRDQSQHPFLLLGHYVDQYVRVNGEWRISHSELDVLWPEESH is encoded by the coding sequence ATGTCTGATAACAATAAACGTATTAACGCCCTACTTGACCGCGAAGATATTCGAGCATTAAGACTACGTTACAGCCAGCTACTTGATAGTGGCAAAGCTGAAAAAATGGGAGAAGTCTTTACAGACAATGCCGAAGTTAAAGTTACCGTCGGTTCAATGAAGGGTTTAACTGAAATCAAACAAAGTCTAAAAGAGGCTTACCACGCATTCGATACACAAAACCGAGCACATTTTCCTTTTGTACACGCGGTAACCAATCACGATATTACTTTAATCGACGAAAACAATGCATCTGGCAGCTGTTACCTACTGGATTTTGTTACTGATCGAGACCAATCTCAACATCCGTTTTTGCTTCTAGGACATTACGTAGATCAGTATGTTCGTGTAAATGGAGAATGGAGAATTTCGCATAGTGAATTAGATGTTTTATGGCCGGAAGAGTCTCATTAA
- a CDS encoding gamma-glutamylcyclotransferase family protein, giving the protein MEKLFSYGTLQIENVQKETFGRLLVGKKEILLGYILSEVKIKDQEVIRKSGKDIHPILKYTGNQLDKVEGTIFEISPEELAQADSYEVEEYVRTKGMFQSGSKAWIYADATQVGNT; this is encoded by the coding sequence ATGGAAAAACTATTTTCGTACGGTACTTTACAAATAGAAAATGTTCAAAAGGAAACATTTGGCCGTTTATTAGTGGGCAAGAAGGAGATTTTGCTTGGTTATATTTTGTCTGAAGTAAAAATTAAGGATCAAGAAGTTATTAGGAAGAGTGGAAAGGATATACACCCAATTCTTAAATATACTGGGAATCAACTAGATAAAGTTGAAGGTACAATTTTCGAGATATCACCTGAAGAACTTGCTCAAGCAGATTCTTATGAAGTTGAAGAATATGTTCGTACAAAAGGAATGTTTCAGTCGGGTTCGAAAGCTTGGATTTATGCAGATGCAACTCAAGTAGGAAATACCTAA
- a CDS encoding amino acid-binding protein → MHDIHIILKNSPGELARFGEVLGKNGIGLEGGGVFAHENKSHAHFLVEDGERARNILTENGFEVKGVTSPLIRKLKQEQPGELGAISKALGDKGVNIIVQYSDHDNRLILVTDNYTLAENATIDWAV, encoded by the coding sequence ATGCATGATATACATATAATTTTAAAAAATAGTCCTGGAGAATTAGCCCGATTTGGTGAAGTACTTGGAAAGAATGGAATTGGACTAGAAGGCGGTGGAGTTTTTGCTCATGAAAATAAAAGCCATGCCCATTTTCTAGTCGAAGATGGAGAAAGAGCGAGGAATATCCTTACTGAGAATGGATTTGAAGTAAAAGGGGTCACTTCTCCACTTATACGAAAACTCAAACAAGAGCAACCCGGTGAGCTTGGTGCGATATCTAAGGCTTTAGGAGATAAAGGCGTTAACATTATTGTTCAGTACAGTGATCATGATAATCGATTGATACTTGTGACCGATAACTATACATTGGCCGAAAATGCAACAATTGACTGGGCTGTATAA